TAACTGTGACTGTGAAACTGAACTTTGTTGATAAACTATCTCTGAAAGCGACTACGAAATCAGATTGAATACTTGGACATACTAGcgatatgaataaaaatgaataaaaatgggTAAATATTAAGGTACACCagtgtgaaaatttctactaGCTCGACAAATCTTGAATCTCAACAAAATTAAATGTCAGGCAAATCTTGTCAATGATACCAAGAGAATTGTCGAAGAAAGATGCCTAGTCAGTGAAGGagtttcaacaaatttgaaGGAGTAGGTTGCATGCATGGAGATAAATTGGATAACATCATTAAGCGAAAAGGAGGACGATAATATCATTGCGCCTCCTGATCGGCCTGAAGGAAGCTGAGCATAATACGAAACCGTGATGCCATACCTTAGTGGGTGATTCCTATCTGATCGCCGTATTCTCGTATACGAAATATTATATCGAAATACTCTTCCCGCAAATGCGTCCAGGGTATGCCGATAAACGACGATCGGTCACGCGCAAATTAATAGCTTCGTAGCGCTTGAATTATTCCACCGCGCCGAAAAGGTTAGTAAAATGGCGTCAATATCAATGAACGCGGCTCCGTCCGCGCTTCCAACACATCTCCAGTGATGCCACCTTTTGTCATGTTCCCTCCGTCGTCGCTAGCTGACACGGCCCAAGGAATTAAGGTTTTGGGAAAACTCAGGGAAACAAttagatatttcgaaaatgtctCTTTGTTTAACAAACATCAAAACACCTCGAAACTGCACACTACACCCCGTATGAGCCAAACGGTTCTTGACGGACTTGGGGAGGTCGGTCCAGTCAGTGCCCGCGTGAAGAATTTTAACGACGAGCGAATCGCGGTGCGTAACTATACATGTAGCTATTGTATGCACTAAGAGGCTGGTAGCGTTGCACTTGACGATGCCTGCTACGACGTGCTACTACTATCCCGAGTTTGTAGTGGGTCGAACGCTCGAAGACGTCTGCTGGGATTTTAAACTCGGGCTGACTCGAGGCTCGGTATGACTGGCGGTAGACCGagcgaccgaccgaccgaccgaccacGACGACCGACCGACCGCGGTCTTGTTACGGCTACTCTTAGTTTCCGTACTACTGCTAACCTGAGCTTTAGGGCAAAAACTCAGCATATAGGAGGTGGCCCTCGGACCTTTTTCTTCCTAACCCTAACCAATAAGCCCAAGAGCACCCCTCCCCGCCGTCTCCTTGCCCATAGGCGTCGTGTCGTTATGCGTGTAACGATGGACGCTATGCATACTACCCATGATATCCCTATGCGTAAGTATGTCGCGGTACACACGTTATACAGCTTACAGAGCTCTACAGAGTAGATCTCGCGAACCTCACTGTACAATTTTGTCATCTGTACAGCTATTAAGGTATATTATACTCTATGTTTAAactgtacatacatgcacacATATAACTGTGAGACGGCAGTCATTGCATTGTCATTTATCATACACGCATTCTTAACGCAGGTCCAAACACACATCATACCGCGCTTGCATTTTCCTAGGATTTTGCTTCTGCCATGCGTtgaaaaccgggaaaaccgTATTCACTGCACTCCGAGCGCAGCCAATAAAAAACACTAACGCTCGGTGCACTGTGGGGTAAATTTAGAACCCATGAACGCATAAACTAACATGCgtgcgttccgaaattacTTGGCAGAGCTGAAaactccctaggacagaggcAGAGCTAACCGCGAACTTggcagcgcaaaagagatgaaagattGGTGCCAGCACTGGAGCTAATATTGGTTGGAATGCACCCAATtcacttatttatttcaaaatatgttgCACTCTCTGCAAATATTCTAGCCTTCAGCCAATGAAGAGGCTAGAAAATTAGGGAACTGTACTAGCATGCACTTTTGCTGTAAATCGAATTCGCCATTTATTAATGAGATCGGTTGACATGAGAAATCCCCCAgttcatttcaaatcttgtACATGATGCCGCGCATATCAATCACAGTACACGACGTAATGTCCAATTCCATTGCTGTtttatgttatattattatgacTGGTATTAAGAAGTTGACAGTTTcttgattgattgaaatacCCCTATCTGTCAGCGCTTTCGGCCGTCAGTGTAAACGAAAAAGACAGCCTCCAAAACTCAACCACTACCGTTTTCAGACCTGTATGCAAGACCGTGATTAATACACTGATCTGTACATATAACTACTATAGAAATAGAGGATTCCCATGGgccaaaatataaaatgatattAATATTCGATAAGTTAGTCAGCAAAAACTTTAACTTTAGTGCATGCATTACACGCATCTCTAAATGCGGATGCAGTACGCAATCCACAGTGACGCAAACGCACTGAGACGAAACTTATGGAATAATAACGTTTCACGGGATCTCTATAGTATATTATATCAGTGGATTAACATCATGTAGTAATACGCGATCTGCGCGATGGAGTGCGAAATTTAGATAAACCTGTAAACCTACCGTACGATTGGTTAATAACTGCCATGGTCCGTATGAAATCTGCCTGGTACAAAACATGGTATGTTAAGAGCGATGAAGTGTAATCTGTGGATTTCATGAATTGGATACCCAGAgcatttttgtgaattttactAGTAATACTTCAAACGACAACAACacattttgataaattgaacaGTGATTGATAGGAATTCTTCGTATTACCAACGAGCAATACTTTTTCCAAACATGGCATAAATAGGGTAAATCCGGAGTAGGGAATTGAATATACCAATTTGGTTGAAATGTCAATTTACATCATTCACGAGAGATGGTGATGACATTTAGTGTAGTATGTTAATTTAAATCCACTTATTTCCCGTTTATCATCTCAAgggaaaggaagaagaagaaatccACTTATTCTCGTTctattcacaaattttaagGTTAAAATGGCAAGCAGAGACTCTTCTGCTGTTATGAAAAGCGCCGATGACCACAGCGTCGAGGTTTGTATGTGAAAATAGGTAAAGATTTTACATCAGTTGGTTTGTCCATTCGTCATTGACAATTTCTTGTTCAATTGTTAACAAAACATAATCATGACAAATGATTGGCagaataaaaactttttcatagTCACTAATCATCGCATCAGTTTTACAGCATAGACCTTTTCAAAGTGATCAAAATTGCTTCACAATTTTGGGGGTTCAACCCTGTTTTTAGGCATCAAAATGGAACAGCTTTGTTTGCAGCTGCCAAGCTCAGTAAGCTTGTGAAGCATTCctagagaaagaaaatactaAGCTATGCTAAACCCTCAGTCTTAATCTTTACCCTGACAACAGTATCAAGAATCATAGACTGccttgaaaatgaaaagatttgccattattttttatgtcatATTTCTTGCAAGTATTTACAAATGAATCTGATTCCAGACACTGGCAGAAGTTTTTCGATGTTTCATTTGTATGGAAAAGCTGAGGGACGCTCATCTTTGTCCACACTGCAGCAAATTGTGCTGCTACGTCTGCATCAGGCGTTGGTTGACAGAGCAGCGTTCCCAGTGCCCCCATTGTCGTGCATCTCTCCATCTCCATGAACTTGTTAATTGTCGTTGGGTAGAAGAAGTGACTCAACAGCTTGACACGCTTCAAGCTGTCGGCATATCCAATTCACGTCACGAAGACTCATCAAGGGATAGGTATAGATTCCGAACCCTAATTTGCTTCTAATTCTACATCTGTTTTcagttttacaatatttgctAACCGATCACACAGCCAATCAGCCTTatcatttttgaaacaatgtaCTGGAGTAACAATCGTCAGATTCAGTTCGTTAGAGAAAACAATCTAAGATGGCAATGACAcctgttcttctttttttctcttttcatccTGCGCCGTTTTGTACTGCATACCTATATTTTGAGTATTTTCATACTGTAAAAAGTTTACATGTGCATCAATTATTCCTATGAATATGTAACtctaatttaattttgttacaaATATGTACATTCAGCCATTCTATTTGTCTGTACATTACTCTCTTGCGTATTTATAAGAGGATCATTGTTTATCGATCAAGGGTTATTTTCATTAATGCTGATGAATGCCTTCACTATAACTCATAGTAAAAGTTGGAGAGTGAGAAAAAGAAGTGTAATAGAGATTTTTATTGTGTTGTAATGTCCTTTGACTTTGTTATTATCTTTGCGATATGCACGACAAATCAATACCTattcaaaattgtttatttcttgAGCATCTATGTAACATTAGGTACGATTGATCTTGATTCGCCCTATTTTGATAAGCTTCAAGGTACTGATATCTCGAGGTtaaatttgtatataattatgagACTCTCGCCAATTCAGAACAGCTGTCTTTATTAAACAAATGATTACTTGACAGGTGCACAACGcatcatgaaaaattatcagtcTATTGTTGGACCTGCCGTCGCTGTATCTGCCATCAGTGTGCTCTGTGGGGGGGTACTCATTCTGGACATACATTTAAACCCTTGGAGGAAGTTTATGAGCAGCATGTTACTCAAATTAAGGACGAAGTTGGACAGCTAAAACGACGGCTTATGGAACTCATAAGTCTTGTACAAGAAGTGGTAAGTTTATACGAATATGAATGGATAAGCTACCTCCGCCATGCGCCGAAGTCCACGACAGCAAAATGCGCAGTTGTGCACTTTATGGTAAAAACTTCACAATGTCTCTATTTTAGGCAGTTTGGGTGCTTGAATAACTTTTACATTTCTTCAATACAGGAAAGGAATGTCGAGTCTGTGAGAGCAGCAAAAGATGAGCGAGTGCGCGAGATAAGGAATGCTGTTGAGTTAATGATTGCTCGTCTCGATTCTCAATTAAAGGCCAAACTTTTGACTTTGATGGGTCAGAAGAATTCTCTCACTCAAGAAACTGAACAACTCGAAGCTCTGCTGCAAGAAGTTGAACACCAGCTTCATTCGTGTACCCGTTCAGAACTTATTGTAAAAAGTGCAGAGCTCTCGCGAATGATACATCAAGTCCGAAAAAAACCAATGGCTAGTTTCGTCACTGCACCTGTACCTGCCGATTTTCACAGGTACACAGATTTTCGGCTGCTTGACAATGCACAGAGTAGATACATCTATTCAAAATAAATCTGCGCTTCTATCGTATTCAGCATTGTAATTATAATGACATTACACCTATCTGAACTATTGCCATGTATCAAGTCTAGTGTTGCCTTAATTTTAATGCAATTATGTTTTGCGTTTCAGTGAAATAGTGCCGGGGTATGATAGCGCGACATTTGCAATGCAACAGTTTACTCAATTGCAACTGAAGGCAGATCCGGTCTACTCGGCACCGCTGCATGTCAATGGACTTTGCTGGCGATTAAAAGTTTATCCGGATGGAAATGGAGTAGTCAGAGGGAATTACCTTTCCGTCTTTTTAGAGCTCAGCGCTGGATTGCCGGAAACGTCAAAGTAAGCCACTTTCACTTTATATTATAGACTAACTCAGGTAGACTATACGTTAACGAATTTACACTTTCACTCCAATCGTAGGTATGAGTATAGAGTTGAAATGATACATCAGGGCTCCAGGGATACTAGTAAAAATATAGTACGAGAGTTTGCCTCTGACTTCGAAATTGGAGAATGTTGGGGCTATAATAGATTCTTTAGACTGGACTTACTTGCGACTGAGGGATATTTGAACACAGAATTGGACACGCTGATATTAAGGTGCGTTTCTTGTTTTCCTCCTGTATGAACACTGTGGCAACATTTTTGAAAGTCAAACATAACGAGAAcaaacattttattcaaaatttgattgaattaaATTCACCTTACCTAACAGCAGAAAATTTGAAGCCGTAGAATGTTTCTAATCCTTGAATGTTACTCAGATTCCAAGTGAGACcaccaacattttttcaacgctGTAGAGATCAGCAGTGGTACATCAGTCAATTAGTCACAGTTCAGAATCAGTATGCGACGCAAATAAATGAGCTGAAAGAGGTAATAAGAGCTTTCAATATTCCAATCACACGGTTCAGAAACATATTCTATTTATGTGGAACAGAAACTTCCAGCTAATCACCAAcagattaattatttccaatcaatattttattcgtaacgtaatcaatttatttttgtttagcGATTAGCTATAGAAATATCACGGAATGCAGTGACGGCTACAAGAGCAAGTAGCGGAGCTACTATATGTGATCCATCAGCTGAATCCATTGGAACATCCTCCACCCAGCAGCAGCAACTCCCGGGCGCAGGAGACCCTCTTCTCAGTCCCAACTGCGTCCAATTGCGTATTTTTGATCCCTTCTCACCGGTTAACATCACTTCCACCAGGTTTCTAGCTTTctcgtttttcctttttaaatcttctttctttcattcctcTGTTTGCCTCTCACAGCTTGTAactctgataaaaaaaaatcgaacacaAAGATGCTGCCTTCTAGAATCAGGTATCTTATAAAGAAGGTGCCAACTTCAATACTCTATCACTGTTGACATCCTTTTTTCAGGTCAATACAGAATATAGTGCCTAGTGGAAGTCTAACTGGCACAGGGAGTGGAAGCAGAATCCTTCCTAGCAGCACAGCACAGCTATTGCCAATGCGTGAGCTGagagatgtaaaaaatattcgacttCTTGGTTCAGTTTCCACATTGTCTTCACCTTCTTCGAAAACAAACATGAAACAGCAAAGAGCTGGTAGTATAAACGCGGCAACAAGGTCTCCAAGGAACGGAGGATCTTGTCAAACTGATGGATCAGCAGGAGATTGTCAGGCCTTGGTGAGCCATTCACCAGTTCCATCCCGCTCCTCTCCTACCATGCTCAATCAGCAGCCTTCCACACTTTCGTCCAGCAGCAGTAGCAGTGATAGCGGCGTAAGGATAATTTGTAACGTTTCTCCAAAAAATTACAGTCAATCAGGCTATCACGTTCGTAATATTCGGGTACTTTATTCAATAAACGTATGCAACAATCGCAGTTGTGTTTGGCGTAAATTTACGAATTCAATAGCTACCCACTAAGTATTCAACACGCAGAATGAACTTTTACTTAAATTGCAAGTGTGCCCAACATAGTAATCCTGTGTTTTAAATTGAACTGGATgtagattttcattttacaagtCATTTTGGGTTCATTGTCAGTATTATGCTTTACTTACGGTGCTTGAATCGTTTGTTACAGGAACTCAGCGAACACGACATATATTTGGATGACTGTGACCACCATGATACTAATCTGGGAATCTTGGACGACAATtttaatgatgaaaatgacGTTGATGACGAAACTATGTCCGGTAAGAGAATGTAGAACTCAATATACCTAGAAAACTCTCTCGCAGCATCTATacacaaaaaaatgtattctatCTCCAGGGTagttatatttaaaatattcacgtatgtatgtacatacatttgtGTAATATCGGCAAATGTATAATTGTATGCATTTATCTAAGCAGAcaaatgggaaaatttcacatcTTACGGTCGTACTGTAATCTATGGATTAATGACTTAGGTGATAGCTCCAACGGGGGATCTTCAGTTGAGGATAGGCAGCTTGTGCGCAACTGGCGCGATAGTGACCCTGAGTTAGATAAAGATGCTGAAAATGAGAAGCCCGCTAACGAAAAACAGGAAGGGGAACGCGTCAAGGAAGATCTCGCTTCGAACCATCCTACACTCTTTCCTAAGAATATTTAGAGGGattgacttgaaaatttctgGCGACTTCGTTTCTCAATTATTCAGATTCTATGATTATGTAAACCAAAGCAAGAGATACCGAAATTTACTGTATTTCGCATCTAACTCTGAAAACTTTCTGTCGGAGTTTCCAATATTACCCATATTTATGTGCATTAATCAACTAGTTGAAATTAAATGGTCAGAGTTTGCAAACTCTGTGTATCTACCTGTAGGCGACCAATCGGCCTTTTAACCTACTTCGCTTTTTGACAGAAATTTTGGAGTGTCTATTTACATGTAATTTTAAACTGAATAGCAATACCTggtttgaatgaaattttgtaacgaAACCAATATTCAAAAGTGAGTCCACTAAGAAATTTCAGGTAGATTTGTCGTATATAGTACACGATACACCATGTTTTCCGAGctcccccccccaccccccactAAACGTAGTTTTAAGAGTAACCTTTTATTCCTTAGGGCCTAAAAGTACTACTTCACTCTTTGTTTAGACGCACCGAAAAGCGAGGAAAACGTGGGAGTGTGGTGtagcaaaaattaaattcaggAATTCCGTGATCGATATTTACTTGCAAATGATTCTGTTTTATTATCCCTTGGTATGCTTTTGAAATAGGTTTAGCCAAGTACTGACGTGTGTTTTATGCAATACGCATTATTGTCTAGGCATACTTGCGCACATGAGTCACACTAAATTCAATGAATTGAAAAGGTTTAGTGTTTTGGTTTAAGGAGAAAATGATGTTGACGCTGCGGAGTCATTGGTTGGATGGTTACCCAGAAAACGAGTCGACCCGCAAGAGGctcgtgaaaatttcagagaTGCTACCAGGTATACCTGTAATTTGGGAGAATAGACCTTTGTCAATCATAACCCTTTGTGGTCACCAGAGGTCTAAACGATCCCATACACAGCTTTAAGTTAAAACTACTATAAGTTGTTGGCGAAGGTGATTAGCCTACCATCTAGCGCTACTTTATTTCACTCCGAAATGAATCCTCCAGATAGTAGAATAAATACCAGTTTTGGAATGCTCGCTATGGAgctatttttttcctcaaattatCATATCTCAAGAGTATCACCCTAaaatgttatgaaaaaaaaaagttaaatttgcaagagttatgattttttaagtaaaaaatagCATTTTTTACGCATTGACtccttgctgattttttttcgctatttttaaattcgattAATATACAATACCGTCAATTTCACATTTTGAATGTTCAAACTAATATCCTGAATTTTTATGAGTCATCTGAAACGATACGGTCAACACAGCAGATGTTCAAACACGGTTGGGGTCATTGTGTCCCCGTGTGACCAGCATGTTACAGTCAGAACATGTGACCATGGAGGGTTAATGGTTATAggaatatacataataatacgTAATTACATTTTGATTAACAAGGTTACGAAGAGGTGATGGCTTGGAGGATGAAATAATGCTTCTTCACTTGTTTGAAATGCAAGATCGGAAGTCTGCCTGGAGCGACCCGTCTTTGTGGTCCTCATCATTGGTTCTAAATCATCATCCGGATGAAAATTGTGACTCTAAAAATGTTCCGGCAACACTGCAACACACTGGATCAGTATCAATGCGTCAAGGCACAATGACTCCCTCTCACACTGCAGCCAATTGCACACACAAGCATTCTGAGTTGGACGACTTGCACACTGGCCCAAATTTCCCGGGTCCGCATAAGTCTCATTCGATTGCACATTTATGTCAATCTCAACTGCCATCCGATCAAAGGCCTGAAGTACCTCAAGCTGATAATACTTTTCATCAAGATAGTATCAAAGCTATCGCTTCGGGAATTCAGACAACTAGGTCCGAACCTACAACGTGCTCAAACTCAGTAGATCGCGAAAAAGACGTGGCAAAGGCATCAGGAAGTCAAAGTGTGGATACCAACGTGCCTACAACATCTGACCTGATGGTACCAGATTGTAAGTTTGCTAACAAAGCTGTTGTCAAGCTTTTTTCTCATGTAATATAAGTCAATTATTCCATTATCAGTTAAAATTTATGCTACTTTTAACATTGACTAAAGACTTCTGAAGATGGTCAATCTAATGGGGTTTTGTGTGTCTTATGGGTTTGTACGTTGAACGGCTTCCTTTGACAAAGGAGATACATATATTCTCATGGCGCTAGATCCACTCAAATTCACGTACCCGTAGAGTGcctgttacaaaaatttgcacAGGATTAGCAGTCTCTAAATTCTTCACTTTAATGATGCTTTATAACACAACTAACTGTATTTTGGAATTATTTACAAGTCATCGAGAGGTTGTCATTGCTTTCTCTTTCTGTCGCAGTGGCTCTTGGCAGCAATAAAATTATGTCGAGACACATCTCATCTCTGCAACAATCATTGCCGTTATCTATTGGTAAAACTGCTGGTGATCAAGACAGGACGAAAATATCAGagttcgaaaaattgttggaaaCAATTCAATTATCACCTTGTTTGCAAGAAGATACGGCCGCCTGCCTTGTCAAACTGAGGTACTTACGATACTAATTCTCATCAACAGATttcaaatgtttcaaaataagTGATTACTCATTTATTGTTCGTTCTCTCAGCAAAACCAATTACTCTATTTGTAGGCAAAATTTAGCCGGTGAATCTAAGAACAGTAACTGTTCAAGTAATTCTGTACCATCTCCACTTTCCCTGGGCTATGAGGGACCATCGACATCTTCGCTGGGTAGTAATTTACTTCCCGACCCTATTTCAAACTGCAATAATTATAGCTGGTCTCCACCATTGTATCAACCGCATAAACATGGTGAGTCCAACTGACTGAATGGAAATATATCTGATACTTGTTTCTCAACCATTTTATACTTACTTTGTAAACACGGAAAAAAGGATATTAACAATCTGCAATTTGATTTcaggttagaagaaaattacaGAATCGTTATGTGCTAATTACAGTACATTAAATATAACTTCTACAAGCAATTAATTTTCCTactattcaatttaattataaattcatagACTTTACAATGTATTGCAATAGAGTTGATGGCAAGAAGAGATGTTTTGAAGTATGTTCGAAATTTGTGTAATAGGTCATTAGAAACACTGATATCGTCAATTTCAGAATAATTTAAGTGTTCCTCGTGCTGTGCATATTGTACACTTTTTGTGGATGTTTAAGGAAGaataaatagagaaaaaaataattgcaaattgATGTtagatttcataaatattgcaaaaattatttatttacaaatgaataaaatatggtTTGAATAAAGCATTACAAATGAaacattttaatatttttctgccCTATTGTTTGTAATCAACGATGAACACGATCGTTGCAATTagcaattaaaatttaattccaaGTAAACTAGCCAATTGAAGGTGACCAATACGAATGAAACATCAATTTCTGGAGCTAGGAAGAGAAAAGTATATTACAATACATAATACCACTGATGACATGAATATTTTACAACAGTTTTTATCATTTGTTTGCGTTGTCAATTaccatattttttcttatacacGTAAAACTGGGTTGTTCCTTGAGTATacgttgtaaaaattgtactttgTTAAAGTTTATAGGCAAGATTATAATGTTTGACATCTGTGGTTTTAAAGCAAGGTTTCTTGATCAATACCTAATGTGTAAGTTTGTCCTCTCAGAGGCATAGTATAGTGTTTTTGCGTTATAATAACTTGTTAATAATCAAAACCGTTTACCTTTCGTGGCAATGAGTGTAAATATACCCAGAGGAAAATccatttcaaaaatatcggcTTCTATTAAAgctagtgaaattttttatttattttttttttcaattaaagaTCAAACAATTCTGCATGAAATGATTGTGTTACGAAAGTAATTAAGTTGAactaaacaaataaaaatgaacgttGAAGGGCTTCGATCCTTACAGTCTGCTCCAAGAGTACAAGATTTTTAGGGGGAAATTTCACCCTCATTGCTTGTCAGAAGTTAATCTCTTTCTAAGGTCAACACTTTTACTGATTATTTGACTTTTGTTCATTATCATTGTTCGTATATTTTGTAGTCTTAAtctttaatatatttttgactGTGATGTATTGTCCCTATTTATATGAAACGAAATGATTGACAATCAAATCAACAAATAGTCTCATAGCGTTGATCAAAACGTGAAAGAATCTAATGCTAAATAATAATGACGTGGATGATTAACAATAACCATACTACTTGCATCTAACTAAACAAATTgagtaaaaaacaattgcCATATGACGCAATACAAGTGTTTTTATAGGCGCTAGTGCACGCCTAGCTTCGGATGCTACATCGTCTATATTTATTAGTAAACCAAATATTGTATCAGTACATTAGTcgcatttatttatatacttgTGTAAAATACTTGCACAATGCTTAATCTAGTTTTGTTTGGATTTTTAACTCAAGTTATTCTAAGCTTTCAGGCAATGAGTCTTGAATGAAACACTATTGAGAATAATTATGCTTTCATCCAATGGGCAAAGTGACTCTTTGGTGGCTGTGTACTTGTGCTTGAGTGCCACTGCCCTGGACTCAGTAATTTCGAATTGACAATCCTGGTTCAGAGTATGAGTATATGATGTGAATATTGTATTTAcagtatgaaataaaattcacgtCCGTAAAACTCTGGGATTGGACTCCAAAACTGGAACATCCAGGA
The Neodiprion fabricii isolate iyNeoFabr1 chromosome 5, iyNeoFabr1.1, whole genome shotgun sequence genome window above contains:
- the LOC124183790 gene encoding uncharacterized protein LOC124183790 isoform X1, which produces MVMTFSVVKMASRDSSAVMKSADDHSVETLAEVFRCFICMEKLRDAHLCPHCSKLCCYVCIRRWLTEQRSQCPHCRASLHLHELVNCRWVEEVTQQLDTLQAVGISNSRHEDSSRDRCTTHHEKLSVYCWTCRRCICHQCALWGGTHSGHTFKPLEEVYEQHVTQIKDEVGQLKRRLMELISLVQEVERNVESVRAAKDERVREIRNAVELMIARLDSQLKAKLLTLMGQKNSLTQETEQLEALLQEVEHQLHSCTRSELIVKSAELSRMIHQVRKKPMASFVTAPVPADFHSEIVPGYDSATFAMQQFTQLQLKADPVYSAPLHVNGLCWRLKVYPDGNGVVRGNYLSVFLELSAGLPETSKYEYRVEMIHQGSRDTSKNIVREFASDFEIGECWGYNRFFRLDLLATEGYLNTELDTLILRFQVRPPTFFQRCRDQQWYISQLVTVQNQYATQINELKERLAIEISRNAVTATRASSGATICDPSAESIGTSSTQQQQLPGAGDPLLSPNCVQLRIFDPFSPVNITSTRSIQNIVPSGSLTGTGSGSRILPSSTAQLLPMRELRDVKNIRLLGSVSTLSSPSSKTNMKQQRAGSINAATRSPRNGGSCQTDGSAGDCQALVSHSPVPSRSSPTMLNQQPSTLSSSSSSSDSGELSEHDIYLDDCDHHDTNLGILDDNFNDENDVDDETMSGENDVDAAESLVGWLPRKRVDPQEARENFRDATRLRRGDGLEDEIMLLHLFEMQDRKSAWSDPSLWSSSLVLNHHPDENCDSKNVPATLQHTGSVSMRQGTMTPSHTAANCTHKHSELDDLHTGPNFPGPHKSHSIAHLCQSQLPSDQRPEVPQADNTFHQDSIKAIASGIQTTRSEPTTCSNSVDREKDVAKASGSQSVDTNVPTTSDLMVPDLALGSNKIMSRHISSLQQSLPLSIGKTAGDQDRTKISEFEKLLETIQLSPCLQEDTAACLVKLRQNLAGESKNSNCSSNSVPSPLSLGYEGPSTSSLGSNLLPDPISNCNNYSWSPPLYQPHKHG
- the LOC124183790 gene encoding uncharacterized protein LOC124183790 isoform X4, producing MTLAEVFRCFICMEKLRDAHLCPHCSKLCCYVCIRRWLTEQRSQCPHCRASLHLHELVNCRWVEEVTQQLDTLQAVGISNSRHEDSSRDRCTTHHEKLSVYCWTCRRCICHQCALWGGTHSGHTFKPLEEVYEQHVTQIKDEVGQLKRRLMELISLVQEVERNVESVRAAKDERVREIRNAVELMIARLDSQLKAKLLTLMGQKNSLTQETEQLEALLQEVEHQLHSCTRSELIVKSAELSRMIHQVRKKPMASFVTAPVPADFHSEIVPGYDSATFAMQQFTQLQLKADPVYSAPLHVNGLCWRLKVYPDGNGVVRGNYLSVFLELSAGLPETSKYEYRVEMIHQGSRDTSKNIVREFASDFEIGECWGYNRFFRLDLLATEGYLNTELDTLILRFQVRPPTFFQRCRDQQWYISQLVTVQNQYATQINELKERLAIEISRNAVTATRASSGATICDPSAESIGTSSTQQQQLPGAGDPLLSPNCVQLRIFDPFSPVNITSTRSIQNIVPSGSLTGTGSGSRILPSSTAQLLPMRELRDVKNIRLLGSVSTLSSPSSKTNMKQQRAGSINAATRSPRNGGSCQTDGSAGDCQALVSHSPVPSRSSPTMLNQQPSTLSSSSSSSDSGELSEHDIYLDDCDHHDTNLGILDDNFNDENDVDDETMSGENDVDAAESLVGWLPRKRVDPQEARENFRDATRLRRGDGLEDEIMLLHLFEMQDRKSAWSDPSLWSSSLVLNHHPDENCDSKNVPATLQHTGSVSMRQGTMTPSHTAANCTHKHSELDDLHTGPNFPGPHKSHSIAHLCQSQLPSDQRPEVPQADNTFHQDSIKAIASGIQTTRSEPTTCSNSVDREKDVAKASGSQSVDTNVPTTSDLMVPDLALGSNKIMSRHISSLQQSLPLSIGKTAGDQDRTKISEFEKLLETIQLSPCLQEDTAACLVKLRQNLAGESKNSNCSSNSVPSPLSLGYEGPSTSSLGSNLLPDPISNCNNYSWSPPLYQPHKHG
- the LOC124183790 gene encoding uncharacterized protein LOC124183790 isoform X2, whose amino-acid sequence is MVKMASRDSSAVMKSADDHSVETLAEVFRCFICMEKLRDAHLCPHCSKLCCYVCIRRWLTEQRSQCPHCRASLHLHELVNCRWVEEVTQQLDTLQAVGISNSRHEDSSRDRCTTHHEKLSVYCWTCRRCICHQCALWGGTHSGHTFKPLEEVYEQHVTQIKDEVGQLKRRLMELISLVQEVERNVESVRAAKDERVREIRNAVELMIARLDSQLKAKLLTLMGQKNSLTQETEQLEALLQEVEHQLHSCTRSELIVKSAELSRMIHQVRKKPMASFVTAPVPADFHSEIVPGYDSATFAMQQFTQLQLKADPVYSAPLHVNGLCWRLKVYPDGNGVVRGNYLSVFLELSAGLPETSKYEYRVEMIHQGSRDTSKNIVREFASDFEIGECWGYNRFFRLDLLATEGYLNTELDTLILRFQVRPPTFFQRCRDQQWYISQLVTVQNQYATQINELKERLAIEISRNAVTATRASSGATICDPSAESIGTSSTQQQQLPGAGDPLLSPNCVQLRIFDPFSPVNITSTRSIQNIVPSGSLTGTGSGSRILPSSTAQLLPMRELRDVKNIRLLGSVSTLSSPSSKTNMKQQRAGSINAATRSPRNGGSCQTDGSAGDCQALVSHSPVPSRSSPTMLNQQPSTLSSSSSSSDSGELSEHDIYLDDCDHHDTNLGILDDNFNDENDVDDETMSGENDVDAAESLVGWLPRKRVDPQEARENFRDATRLRRGDGLEDEIMLLHLFEMQDRKSAWSDPSLWSSSLVLNHHPDENCDSKNVPATLQHTGSVSMRQGTMTPSHTAANCTHKHSELDDLHTGPNFPGPHKSHSIAHLCQSQLPSDQRPEVPQADNTFHQDSIKAIASGIQTTRSEPTTCSNSVDREKDVAKASGSQSVDTNVPTTSDLMVPDLALGSNKIMSRHISSLQQSLPLSIGKTAGDQDRTKISEFEKLLETIQLSPCLQEDTAACLVKLRQNLAGESKNSNCSSNSVPSPLSLGYEGPSTSSLGSNLLPDPISNCNNYSWSPPLYQPHKHG